Sequence from the Banduia mediterranea genome:
GGGGTCGTGCCCGGATAAGGGTAAAATTGGGTCATAAGCCTCAAACAAGGCTTACGCGTCTCACTTCTTGCCCTGTTTCTTCCGAGGCGTTGCTGGCGACTTCCGTTCGTCCAGCAGCGTACTGATACGCGACTCGGCGGTGATAGCCCGAGTTTCGAGCGACTGCATCGCCGTTCCCAAACCTTCCAATTGCCCGCGAGCTGCGGCCAGTTCGATGGCCATGCGATCGCGATCCGCGACAGCCGCGGCCAATGCCCCCAAGCGGGTATCACGCTCGGCCAGTTCACGACGGTGATGTCCTGCTTCGGTGCGCAGCTCCGCCAAACTGGCTTGTTGTCGCTCCAGTCGTTCTCGCGTTTTGACCATCTGCTGTTCTGCGCGCCGCTGGCCTTCGCGAGCTGTATCGATCTCCTGCAGCATGCGGGCTTGGGCGGCCTCCAGCCGCTCGTTCGCTGTATCACGTTCGACCTGAAAAGCCGCATCCCGGCTCGCAATCACGGCTTGGAATTCTTCGGCCTGGTCAGTTTGCGCTTGACGGATGCGTTCGATCTGTTCGGCGGTGTCGGTCTGGAGTGCGATGAGTTTCTGCTGCAGTGCCTGGCCATCCTGAAGCGCTTGATTCTTCGCGGTGGCCTCGAACTCCACTCGCGTTTGCAGCGTGGTGATCTGCTGTCGAAGTGTTTCGCACTGTTCGGTCAGTGTCGTTGAGGTCGCCAATGCGTCGTCGCGCGCCTGCGTAACCGTAGCGTGCTGCTGCTCCGCATCTGCCACGGCAGCTTCCAAAGTGCTCCGCTGTTCGGCGAACACCACCTCGCCCTGTTCGACGGCCACCACCCACAGGGCACGCATGGCGTCGGCCACAGCAGCCGGGAGATCAGCACCGAGCGCATCGGCCTTCGTACGTTCGTCCTTCCACTGCTTCAGCTCGTCATTGATCGTCGTACGGCTGCCTTGCTGGATGACGGCGTAGATCTGGTCGACGGTGATTTCGTGCGGCCGCTTCGCACCGGCAACGAGTTGGGCGGCGGCTTCACGGGTACGCTGACGGGTATCGCTGACACGGCTCATGGCAAATTCCCAGTCGCTCGGAGGGTCAATTTCGAAGGATAAGAGAATGTATATCATAGTATTACGTTATATACGTAATGATTAAATCAAGAAATTTACGATAACTCCTATAATCGAAAGTCTTTTGGCAGTACGCTGTGTTTTCCGTGGCGTCGGACATCGGAAAGCATGACTGAGCCTGCAGTGAGCCTTTTGGCGTTGCCCCCAACCTTGCCAGCCGCCCTGTCGGGAGGTGCCGGCACCAACCGCGCACCGGCCAGCGTGGCGCGGCAGATCGCGGCCAACGACGACGTGGCCGCGATCGGCCTGTGGCTGGCCGAATATCACGACTCGCCGCATACCTTTCGCAGTTACCGCAAGGAGGCTGAGCGACTGTTGCTCTGGGCCACGCAGGTGCGCGGCAAGCCGGTGTCCAGCCTGACGCGAGAGGATGTGATCGCTTATGAGGCGTTTCTTGCCCAGCCACCGGCGACCTGGTGCGACGCCGGTCTCGCCCGTCGCGGTGAGCATCGGCGACTGTTCGTCGGGCCGTTGGCCGAGCGCAGCCGCCGCCAAGCCCTGGGCATCCTGGCGGGACTGTTCAATTACCTCGTGCGCGCTGGGTATCTTGCGGGCAGCCCGTTCGTCCTGCAGCGCCGACGGGCACGCCGCGGCACCCGCCGCACGATCGAACGCTACTTGGACCGTGCCCTCTGGGAAGAGGTGCTCCGCATCGTCGACGGCTGGCCACAGACAACCGCGCGGGAACGGCAGCGCTACGAACGCGTTCGCTGGGTGCTTCGTTTCCTCTATGAAACCGCCCTGCGGGCCGCCGAAGCGGCCGCTGCCGACGAAGGGGATTTCCAACCTATCCGGGGACGATGGTGGCTGCATACCGTGGGCAAAGGCGGCGTCGAGGGCACGATTCCCCTGAGCAACGGTCTCATGGAGGACTTCGCCCGCTATCGGCGCTTCCACGGGCTGCCGGCGTTGCCCGCTAGCGACGGCAAAACCCCGGCCATTCTTGGCATCGCCGGACGGTCTTCCCCGCTGACGCCCACCGCGGTCTACCAGATCGTCAAGGACAGCTTCCGGCGCGTGGCCGAGACGCTGCAACGCCAGGATGAGATCAAAGCCACGCGGGTACGTCGCGCATCGACGCATTGGCTGCGGCATACGGCCGCCACGCACCAGGCCGAGGACGGTACGCCCATCCATCATATCCAGCAGAATCTGCGTCACAGCTCCATTGGTACGACCTCGATCTACCTTCACGCCGAAGAGGATGCACGCCATGCCAGCACCACGAAAACACGCATCGAACCATCGGTGCCCCACGGAGACGCGTCATGACTGATCCCGACGATCGCTTTGGCATGCCGGACAGTGCGTTCCAGGCCGCCCGGGAAAGCCACGGCTTGAATAGCCCGGTTTTCCGTGCGGGTATGTATGTCCCGACCCGGCAGGAAGTAGCGACCCTTTCTGCCGCGAAACTCCTCCCGATCGTGATCGATTGGATGTGGGAAAGTCCGTCGGAGCTGATTCCGAATAACGATCAGGTTGCGGACCTGCGCGCCATCCTTCTGGCACGCCCCGATGCCACCCAGCTCGAGGTGCGCGAGCTCATCGTGGCCTGTGAGGATTATTTGAAAGTGTAATGGCTGGGTCCGGGCTGGAATTTCAACTTCCGTACACACGTATGGGCCCACGCTTCCACTGTTGCGTCTGGCAACTCATCGTTGGGACAGTCACATGACTATTTCACGCAAATCGCTATGTTCGACGCTTGGCGCTCTGGCGCTGGCTTTGGCCTTCAGTTGCATCGCCGTGGCCCAGGACAGCACGCCCACAAGTGGCATGGACAAGATGGGTGCGATGCACTCGGATATGAAGGGCATGCACGGCAACATGATGGGCATGCATCAGATGCCGGCGACCGTGACGGCGGCCGATGCCAAGACCGGTATGGTCGACGTGACTACCGAAGACATGGCTTTGAAGGTGCATTTTCCACCGTCCGCCATGGCCAGCCTGAAAGCCGGTGACAAGATCACGTTGCATATGGGTTTCAGCAAGCCGTGAGGCCCCTGAACCCACCTCCAGAGTTGAGGGTGTCGGATCACACGGGTAAGCTCGCCCCATGACCTTCTCGCTGCGTCTGCTCGCTCGTTCACGTCGTCTTCGGGCGATGGGTATGCTGGCGTGGCTGATGCTGGTCATCAACTCATTGGCCGCTGCACCGATGGGCATGACGGGAGGTCCTCACTCCCATCCCATGCACGCAACGGTCGCGGCGGTCAGTGAACACTGTCACCACCATGTGGCCGTCAAGGCATCCCGATCCTGTTGCGACGATCAGGCCGGTTGCTGCGGTGGCATGACGGGACACACCTGCAATTGTGCCGCGATGTGCAGTACCGCGTTGCCACCCGGACCAGCAGTTGCCCTGATCTCGACTGCGATCACCGCCCGCTACGCCTTGCCGCTGCCCAGCAGCGCGCCTTCGTTGAATACCGCCCCTCCGTTGCGACCACCGGCGGTCTGACTCTCCCTCGTTGCTAATGAGCTTTGCGTTCGATCGTCGCGTGTCGGCGATCGCAAGCAATCGGCTGTGATCGGTATCGGTAATGTTCGATATCACCTGCCTTGGAGAGATCCCATGAACTTGTTTTCCCCGCCCCCGGCGGATCTGTCGCGGCGTCGTTTCGTGCAAGGCGTGGCCATCGGCGGTGCCGTAGCCGGCCTGGGCCTGCTGCGTCCTTCGAATGCCTGGGCGCTGACCAGCCCCGGCCAGCCCACCGTGCTGAGCGGCACCGATTTCGCACTCGATATTGCCGAAACACCGGTCAACTACACCGGCGCCACGCGTCTGGCGACCACCGTCAATGGCGGCATCCCGGGTCCAATTCTGCGCTGGAAGGAAGGCACTACGGTGAACCTTCGAGTGACCAACCGGTTACGCGTGCCGACCTCGATCCATTGGCACGGCATCATCCTGCCGTTCCAGGAAGATGGGGTGCCGGGTATCAGCTTCGACGGCATCGCTCCCGGCGAAACCTTTCTCTACCAGTTCAAGGTGCGCCAGAGCGGTACCTATTGGTACCACTCGCACTCGGGCTTCCAGGAACAGACGGGTTTGTATGGCCCGTTGGTGATCGAACCGGCCAGCCCGGATCGCCATCCGACCGATCGCGATTACGTGGTGATGCTCAACGACTGGACCGATGAAAATCCCGAGCGCATCTACGCCAAGCTAAAGAAGCAGAGCGACTACTACAACTTCGCCCAGCCCACGGTGCCGGATTTCTTTCGCGATGTGCGCGAGAAGGGGCTGGGCCAGGCCTTGGCCATGCGCAAGATGTGGAACGAGATGCGCATGAACCCGACCGATTTCGGCGACGTCTCCGGCTACACCTACACCTACCTGATGAACGGTGCGGCGCCGGCGGGCAACTGGACCGGCATCTTCAAACCCGGCGAGAAGATCCGGTTGCGCTTCATCAACGGATCGGCGCAGACGATCTTCGACGTGCGCATTCCGGGCCTGAAGATGACGGTGATCTCGGCCGATGGCCAGGACGTCGAGCCGGTGTCGGTCGACGAATTTCGCATCTCGGTGGCCGAAACCTACGACGTGATGGTCGAGCCGCAGGACGAGCGCGCGTACACGCTGTTCGCCCAGTCGATCGATCGCAGCGGCTACGCTCGCGGCACGCTGGCGCCGCGCGCCGGCATGGAAGCAGACGTGCCCAAGCCCGATCCCATTCAGTGGCTGGCCATGCAGGACATGATGGGTGCGATGGCGATGGGTGATGCCGGTCACGGGAACATGCAAGGCATGTCGGGCATGAGCGGCATGCAGGGCATGCAGGGCATGGCCGGCATGGATCACGGTGCGATGCCGGGCATGGCACCTGCGCCAGCGCCTGTGGTGCGCCACGCCCGCACCGAATACGGCCCCGGCGTGGACATGCATGTGGACATGCCGCGTACCAACCTCGACGACCCGGGCATCGGCCTGCGCGACAACGGTCGACGCGTGCTGACTTACGCCGACCTGCACACCATCGGCGGACCGATCGACGCGCGCGAACCCAGCCGGGAGATCGAGCTGCACTTGACCGGCAATATGGATCGCTTCATCTGGTCGTTCGATGGCGTGAAGTTTTCCGACGCCAAGCCGGTGCATTTCAACAGCGGCGAACGGCTGCGCATCGTGCTGGTCAACGACACCATGATGAACCATCCGATCCACCTGCACGGCATGTGGAGCGAGATGGAGAATCCCGAAGGCCAGTTCCAGGTACGCAAGCACACCATCAACGTGCAGCCGGCGCAGCGCATCACCTATGCGGTGTCGGCCGACAACCCCGGTCGGTGGGCCTACCACTGCCACCTGCTGTATCACATGGAAGCGGGCATGTTCCGCGAAGTGGTGGTGTCATGAAAATGAATCGCCGCAGCACCTCAGTCGTCCCGCTGCGTTCCGCGTTGCTGGCCGCAATATTGCTGGCGTTGCCACCGGTGGTCACGGCGCAGAGTGCACCCGCGTCCAGCAGCACATCGTCGATGGACATGAGCTCCATGCCAGGCATGGATCACGGCAGCATGTCCGGTATGGCCATGCCGGCTGCTGCGAGCAGCACGGCGAAGCCGGCAACGAAACCGCCTGCCAAGAAAGCCAGGAAGAAACCCGTCGCAGCCCCGCCGACGCCGGCTTCCCACAACATGGATGGCATGAAGGGCATGGATCACAGCAGCATGCCTGGCATGGATCACCGCGCGATGTCGGACATGCCCACGCCCGCCAAACCTGCCGCATCGGCAGCACCCGCCGGCGACATGTCGGGGATGGATCACTCGTCGATGCCCGGCATGAGCCCGGAAGCGATGCAGGGGATGGACCACAGCGGCATGGCCGGTATGGATCACGGCGCGATGCCGAAGAAGGATCAAGGCGACATGACCGGCATGGGTGCGATGCCGGGCATGACGATGGGCCCGATGCAGGGCGGGAGTCCGCCAGCGAATGCGCGCAGCTCCGACTACTCCGACGGCGTCGGCTACGGCTCCATGAAAGGCATGGACATGGCCGACAACGCACCGCTGGGCAGGCTGTTGATCGACCAGTTGGAAGCCTTCCACGGCCGCGATGCCAACGGCCAGAGTTGGGAAGCCGAAGGCTGGTACGGCAACGACGAGAACAAGCTGTGGGTACGCACTGAAGGCGAGCGCAGCCGCGGCAAGCTGGAAGACGGCGACCTCGAAGCGTTTTGGAACCACAACATCGCCACGTTCTGGAGCACTCAGCTGGGTGGCCGCCAAGACTTGGGCGAAGGCCCCAAGCGCACGTGGGCGGCCTTTGGCGTGCAGGGCCTGGCACCGTACTGGTTCGAGGTGGAAGCGACGGGTTACGTCGGGGCTTCCGGTCGTACAGCCGCGCGTCTGCGCGCCGAATACGAAATGCTCTTCACCCAGCGCCTGATCCTGCAGCCGGAAGCGGAGATCAACCTGTACGGCAAGAACGATCCGCAACGCCGGATCGGTAGCGGCGTGTCCGACATTCAGTTCGGCTTGCGTCTGCGCTACGAGATCCGTCGTCAGTTCGCGCCGTACATCGGCGTGAACTGGGTGCGTCGCATCGGCACCACCGCCGACTACGCGCGGCAGGATCATCAACCCGTTCTCGACCGGCAGATCGTGGCCGGCGTTCGCATCTGGTTTTAAGGGGAAACATCATGAAACAGCACATCAAGCATCACAGCATCACCGTCGCCGTTGTTCTTGGCGTCCTTGCCATCGGTGCAGGCGTGTTCGTGTACTCCGGCCTCTACAACATCGGGGCCGACGATCACCACACCAAGCCGGTCTTCGCGGTCATGCAGACCCTGCGCGAGCGCTCCATTCATGTCCGCTCGGAAGACCTCACGGTTCCGGATCTCAACGATCCCCAGCTGATCCTGAAAGGGGCCGGCCAGTACGCGGCTATGTGTACCCAGTGCCACCTCAAGCCGGGCATGAAGGACTCGGAGCTTCGCCCCGGACTGTACCCGCAGCCACCGAATCTGTCACAGACGCGGGTCGATCCGAAGGACGCGTTCTGGATCATCAAGCACGGCATCAAGATGAGCGCGATGCCGGCATGGGGTGGCAGTCACGACGATCCCACCATCTGGAGCATGGTCGCGTTCCTGCAGAAGCTGCCGGCCATGACGCCGGAGCAATACAAGGACATGGTGGCGAAGGCGCCGCCGGATGAAGACATGGACATGGGCGACGAAGGCGGCCATAGCCACGGTGGGGCTGCTGACGAGGACGCTCACGGTGCTGCCGACATGAAAGACATGGTCATGTCCGGCGAGGCCGGTCACAGCCATGGCGCCGCTCCAGAGGATAGCCATGATCATGCGTCGACCACCGCGCCTGCAGCCGAAACCCCGCTGTCGCTGGATGGAATGAAGCCAAAGGCGGCACCAGAGGCCGAAGCTGTGGCACAGGCGTTCCACACGGCCTTGCAGCATGGCGATCGAACGGCGGTGCTTGCCCTGCTGGCACCTGATGTCACCATCAGCGAAGGCGGGCATACCCAGACGCGTGACGACTACGCGAACGGCCATCTCGGCGAGGACATCGCGTTCCTGAAGAGCGCGAGGATCACACCCGTCTCGCTCGGTTCGATGCCGATGGGCGACACCGCGATGGTCGGCAGCGAGAGCGACATCCAAGCCATGGTCAAGGGCAAGCCGACCATGTTGCGCAGCCGCGAACTGCTCAATCTCAAGAAGGACGGCAAAGACTGGAAGATCGTCTCGATCCAGTGGCAATCCGCACCGGTATCGGGAGAATGACCGTGAAGCGAATGAGCATCTCAGCCATGAATGCAAGAAACGTTTTGTTCGCAGCCATCTCCGTTGTTTCCTTCAGCGCGCTTGGTGCCTGCACCTACCCCGTCGATGCGCAGTCCAGCCAGCCATCCTCCGCGACAATCCATGCCGCAACAGCAAGCTCACCGGCCGCATCGCTTCCAGTCATGCTGGTGCACAAAAGCGCTACGTGTGGATGTTGCGGCGCGTGGGTCGACCATATGCGTGCCGCGGGCTTCAACGTCGACGTGCGCGATGTCGACGACCTCGATTCGGTGAAGAGTCAGGTCGGCATTCCGTTCGGCAAAGGGTCATGCCATACCGCCGAAGTGGGCGGCTATTTTGTCGAAGGCCATGTGCCGGCGCCGGACATCAAGCGGCTCCTGGCTGAAAAGCCCGATGCCAAGGGCCTCGTCGTGCCGGGCATGCCGGCCGGTTCGCCGGGCATGGAGATGCCCGATGGCCGCGTCCAGCCTTACGTGGTTGAGCTGGTCGGCCGCGACGGCACGACGTCCGACTTCGCCCGCCACGGACACTGACACGTCGATCAACGTCAAGCCATTGCCATCGTCATGGGAGGATGCATGAACACCCATCATCACCACACGGGCGCCGACAACCACGGACGTCACACCCAACCCGGCGCAGTGACAACCGCGATCGATCCGGTTTGTGGCATGCAGGTCGATCCACACCAGACCGCCCATCACGCCGAACATGATGGAGTAACGCATCATTTTTGTTCGGCGCGCTGCCTGGAAAGTTTCACGAGGGATCCGGCCAAATATCTGACCCGGCGACCCGATGGTGCCCCCGTGCAGGCACCGACGGGAACGATGTATGTCTGTCCGATGCATCCGCAAGTGCGCCAGGACGGTCCCGGCATCTGCCCGATCTGCGGCATGGCACTGGAGCCGGAAATGCCAGGACTGAACGATGAGGACCATCCCGAACTGCGTGATTTCAGCCACCGCTTCTGGTGGACCTTGCCGGCAACGCTGGTGGTGCTCGTACTGGCGATGTTCGGCCACCACTTCCCCCGATTGCCGGTGGACGCCCGGACCTGGATCGAGCTGGTACTGACCACGCCGGTGGTGTTGTGGGCAGGCTGGCCCTTCTTCGTTCGATGCGTGCAGTCGGTCCGCAACCTCAGTCCCAACATGTGGACCCTGATCGGCATCGGCGTCGGCGCGGCGTTCGGCTACAGCATCGTCGCCACCCTTGTACCGGACCTGTTCCCGGAGTCATTCCACGAACACGGCCGCGTGGGCGTCTACTTCGAAGCCGCCGCGGTGATCGTCTCGCTGACCTTGCTCGGCCAGCTACTCGAACTGCGTGCCCGCTCGAAGACCTCGACTGCCCTGAAAGCCCTGCTAGGGCTGGCCCCCAAGACCGCACGCCGCCTGCGCGACGATGGCGGCGAGGAGGATGTCGAACTCAGCCGCGTTCACGTCGGTGATCGCCTGCGCGTACGCCCCGGCGAAAAGGTGCCGGTGGACGGCGAAGTCATCGAGGGACACTCCCATGTCGACGAGTCGATGCTGACCGGGGAGCCCGTCCCGGTCGAAAAGGCCATCGGCTCCAGCGTGATCGGCGCGACCCTCAACGGCACCGGCAGCCTGGTGATCCGGGCGGAGAAAGTCGGCTCGGCGACCGTGCTGTCGCAGATCGTGCAACTGGTCGCACAGGCGCAACGCTCGCGCGCACCGATGCAGCGCATGGCCGACAAGGTAGCTTTCTGGTTCGTGCTCGCGGTCCTCGCGATCGCCGTCGCGACCTTCTTCGTGTGGGGACTGTTCGGCCCGGACCCGTCGTGGACGTTCGCAGTGCTCAACGCGATCTCGGTCTTGATCATCGCCTGCCCCTGCGCGCTGGGCTTGGCCACGCCGATGTCGATCATGGTGGCGACCGGCCGTGCTGCCGGGGAAGGCGTGTTGTTCCGCGATGCCGAAGCAATCGAGAACCTGCGCAAGATCGATACCCTGATCGTGGACAAGACGGGAACCTTGACCGAGGGACGTCCGGCGTTCCACACCGCGCTCGCGGCCGAAGGGTTCACCGAGCCGGAGGTGCTGCGCCTGGCGGCCAGCCTCGATCAGGGCAGCGAGCACCCACTGGCCGACGCTATCGTCGCGGAAGCCCGCCGTCGTGGCCTGACGCTGGAAACACCGGCGAGCTTCGAGTCGTCCACCGGTATTGGGGTACGCGGCCAGGTGGGAGGCGCCGCCCTGGCGATCGGCAATACCGCGCTAATGCACGAGGTCGGGGTCGATGCCTCGGTTCTTTCCATCCCGGCCGAGGAGCTGCGCCGGGCCGGCGCCAGCGTGATGTACCTGGCGGTCGATGGCGCCCTGGCCGGCCTGCTCGCGGTGGCCGACCCGATCAAGACCACCACCGCAGGAGCCATCGCATCGCTGCACGATGCGGGCCTGAAAATCGTGATGGCCACCGGCGACGGCGTCACCACGGCCCATGCGGTCGCCCGCACCCTAGACATCGACGAAGTCCATGGCGAGGTCCGTCCAAAGGACAAGATCGACCTCGTGCGACAGCTGCAAGCCAAGGGGCACCGGGTGGCGATGGCTGGCGACGGGATCAACGACGCCCCCGCGCTTGCCGGCGCCGATGTCGGCATCGCCATGGGTACCGGTACTGACGTGGCGATGTCGAGCGCGCAGGTGACGCTGGTGAAAGGCGACTTGCGCGGCATCGTGCGGGCACGCTCGATCTCCAACGACACCGTTGCCAACATGAAGCAGAACCTGGGCTTTGCGTTCCTCTACAACGCGCTGGGCGTACCGATCGCGGCCGGCGTGCTGTACCCCCTGACGGGCCTGTTGCTCAGCCCCATGATCGCCGCTTTGGCGATGAGTTTGAGCTCCGTGTCGGTGGTTGCCAACGCATTGCGGCTGGGCCAAAAGCGGCATGGCTAAGATGACCAACGTTGGCGACGCGAGTGAAGACCGCGGTGATCAAGATACCGCCGCGGAACGCGCTCGTTGCAGGGTCATGCCGAGAAATTGCCGCGGCTGTCGTGACCGGAAATGGCGGCGTGTACCCCACGTTCATTTGACCGGAATCAATTGAACCCGACGGGGGCCTCTGCTAAGATGCCCATGTGAAGCGATTCATGCGACCAACTCGACGTATCCGCTTGCGGCTCGTGCTGCTGGCGGTGCTGTCGCTGCTGTTCCAGCAGGTTGCCTTGGCGTCGTATGCCTGTTCGGCCGTGGATATGCCGGTCTCGAACGTGGGCATGGCGATGCATTGCGACGGCATGCCGATGGCGCATGGCCAGCAGAATCAGGCGCTATGTCCGGCACACTGCGCGCATCAGGCGGTGGCAACCCAGGACGCGCACGCGCCTACGGTGCCGCCCTTGGTGATGCCCGCGCTGCTCCCGGCCCCGATCGTGCTTGCGACATCGCCGGCCATCTATGCAGCGCGTGAGCACACCGCAGCGTGGCGACTATCGGGCATCCCGCCCGCGCTGCGTTTCCGCGTCCTGCTGATTTAGACCTCCCGACGTTCCACCGCGGCGGCATGGGCCACCGCGGACGATCGTTTGCGGAGGTTTTATGCGTTTTCTTCCCGCTTGGCGGCGCCTGCGCGCGTCGCGGCTTCTGGTTGTCATTTCGTTCGCGCTGATCGCGCTGCCGCTGCACGCGGCAAGCGACGACACACCTTTGAGTCTCGCTGCGGCAACGCAAATCGCAGCCGTACGCGCGCCACAAGTGCAAGCGCAGTTGCTGCGCGAACAGGCCGCACGACATGACGCT
This genomic interval carries:
- a CDS encoding DNA-binding protein, with the translated sequence MSRVSDTRQRTREAAAQLVAGAKRPHEITVDQIYAVIQQGSRTTINDELKQWKDERTKADALGADLPAAVADAMRALWVVAVEQGEVVFAEQRSTLEAAVADAEQQHATVTQARDDALATSTTLTEQCETLRQQITTLQTRVEFEATAKNQALQDGQALQQKLIALQTDTAEQIERIRQAQTDQAEEFQAVIASRDAAFQVERDTANERLEAAQARMLQEIDTAREGQRRAEQQMVKTRERLERQQASLAELRTEAGHHRRELAERDTRLGALAAAVADRDRMAIELAAARGQLEGLGTAMQSLETRAITAESRISTLLDERKSPATPRKKQGKK
- a CDS encoding tyrosine-type recombinase/integrase is translated as MTEPAVSLLALPPTLPAALSGGAGTNRAPASVARQIAANDDVAAIGLWLAEYHDSPHTFRSYRKEAERLLLWATQVRGKPVSSLTREDVIAYEAFLAQPPATWCDAGLARRGEHRRLFVGPLAERSRRQALGILAGLFNYLVRAGYLAGSPFVLQRRRARRGTRRTIERYLDRALWEEVLRIVDGWPQTTARERQRYERVRWVLRFLYETALRAAEAAAADEGDFQPIRGRWWLHTVGKGGVEGTIPLSNGLMEDFARYRRFHGLPALPASDGKTPAILGIAGRSSPLTPTAVYQIVKDSFRRVAETLQRQDEIKATRVRRASTHWLRHTAATHQAEDGTPIHHIQQNLRHSSIGTTSIYLHAEEDARHASTTKTRIEPSVPHGDAS
- a CDS encoding copper resistance system multicopper oxidase — encoded protein: MNLFSPPPADLSRRRFVQGVAIGGAVAGLGLLRPSNAWALTSPGQPTVLSGTDFALDIAETPVNYTGATRLATTVNGGIPGPILRWKEGTTVNLRVTNRLRVPTSIHWHGIILPFQEDGVPGISFDGIAPGETFLYQFKVRQSGTYWYHSHSGFQEQTGLYGPLVIEPASPDRHPTDRDYVVMLNDWTDENPERIYAKLKKQSDYYNFAQPTVPDFFRDVREKGLGQALAMRKMWNEMRMNPTDFGDVSGYTYTYLMNGAAPAGNWTGIFKPGEKIRLRFINGSAQTIFDVRIPGLKMTVISADGQDVEPVSVDEFRISVAETYDVMVEPQDERAYTLFAQSIDRSGYARGTLAPRAGMEADVPKPDPIQWLAMQDMMGAMAMGDAGHGNMQGMSGMSGMQGMQGMAGMDHGAMPGMAPAPAPVVRHARTEYGPGVDMHVDMPRTNLDDPGIGLRDNGRRVLTYADLHTIGGPIDAREPSREIELHLTGNMDRFIWSFDGVKFSDAKPVHFNSGERLRIVLVNDTMMNHPIHLHGMWSEMENPEGQFQVRKHTINVQPAQRITYAVSADNPGRWAYHCHLLYHMEAGMFREVVVS
- a CDS encoding copper resistance protein B; its protein translation is MKMNRRSTSVVPLRSALLAAILLALPPVVTAQSAPASSSTSSMDMSSMPGMDHGSMSGMAMPAAASSTAKPATKPPAKKARKKPVAAPPTPASHNMDGMKGMDHSSMPGMDHRAMSDMPTPAKPAASAAPAGDMSGMDHSSMPGMSPEAMQGMDHSGMAGMDHGAMPKKDQGDMTGMGAMPGMTMGPMQGGSPPANARSSDYSDGVGYGSMKGMDMADNAPLGRLLIDQLEAFHGRDANGQSWEAEGWYGNDENKLWVRTEGERSRGKLEDGDLEAFWNHNIATFWSTQLGGRQDLGEGPKRTWAAFGVQGLAPYWFEVEATGYVGASGRTAARLRAEYEMLFTQRLILQPEAEINLYGKNDPQRRIGSGVSDIQFGLRLRYEIRRQFAPYIGVNWVRRIGTTADYARQDHQPVLDRQIVAGVRIWF
- a CDS encoding c-type cytochrome, coding for MKQHIKHHSITVAVVLGVLAIGAGVFVYSGLYNIGADDHHTKPVFAVMQTLRERSIHVRSEDLTVPDLNDPQLILKGAGQYAAMCTQCHLKPGMKDSELRPGLYPQPPNLSQTRVDPKDAFWIIKHGIKMSAMPAWGGSHDDPTIWSMVAFLQKLPAMTPEQYKDMVAKAPPDEDMDMGDEGGHSHGGAADEDAHGAADMKDMVMSGEAGHSHGAAPEDSHDHASTTAPAAETPLSLDGMKPKAAPEAEAVAQAFHTALQHGDRTAVLALLAPDVTISEGGHTQTRDDYANGHLGEDIAFLKSARITPVSLGSMPMGDTAMVGSESDIQAMVKGKPTMLRSRELLNLKKDGKDWKIVSIQWQSAPVSGE
- a CDS encoding DUF411 domain-containing protein, with translation MNARNVLFAAISVVSFSALGACTYPVDAQSSQPSSATIHAATASSPAASLPVMLVHKSATCGCCGAWVDHMRAAGFNVDVRDVDDLDSVKSQVGIPFGKGSCHTAEVGGYFVEGHVPAPDIKRLLAEKPDAKGLVVPGMPAGSPGMEMPDGRVQPYVVELVGRDGTTSDFARHGH
- a CDS encoding heavy metal translocating P-type ATPase, producing MNTHHHHTGADNHGRHTQPGAVTTAIDPVCGMQVDPHQTAHHAEHDGVTHHFCSARCLESFTRDPAKYLTRRPDGAPVQAPTGTMYVCPMHPQVRQDGPGICPICGMALEPEMPGLNDEDHPELRDFSHRFWWTLPATLVVLVLAMFGHHFPRLPVDARTWIELVLTTPVVLWAGWPFFVRCVQSVRNLSPNMWTLIGIGVGAAFGYSIVATLVPDLFPESFHEHGRVGVYFEAAAVIVSLTLLGQLLELRARSKTSTALKALLGLAPKTARRLRDDGGEEDVELSRVHVGDRLRVRPGEKVPVDGEVIEGHSHVDESMLTGEPVPVEKAIGSSVIGATLNGTGSLVIRAEKVGSATVLSQIVQLVAQAQRSRAPMQRMADKVAFWFVLAVLAIAVATFFVWGLFGPDPSWTFAVLNAISVLIIACPCALGLATPMSIMVATGRAAGEGVLFRDAEAIENLRKIDTLIVDKTGTLTEGRPAFHTALAAEGFTEPEVLRLAASLDQGSEHPLADAIVAEARRRGLTLETPASFESSTGIGVRGQVGGAALAIGNTALMHEVGVDASVLSIPAEELRRAGASVMYLAVDGALAGLLAVADPIKTTTAGAIASLHDAGLKIVMATGDGVTTAHAVARTLDIDEVHGEVRPKDKIDLVRQLQAKGHRVAMAGDGINDAPALAGADVGIAMGTGTDVAMSSAQVTLVKGDLRGIVRARSISNDTVANMKQNLGFAFLYNALGVPIAAGVLYPLTGLLLSPMIAALAMSLSSVSVVANALRLGQKRHG